From one Liolophura sinensis isolate JHLJ2023 chromosome 10, CUHK_Ljap_v2, whole genome shotgun sequence genomic stretch:
- the LOC135476427 gene encoding transmembrane protein 47-like, with product SPVYVVVIAFILIIIALAGTWLETEKGEISDSLWESCRETLCTDPAKTEWLDAVRAFAILSLLLCFVATCFRVAGWIRLDDGVPVFKLVAGIFMACAMVSIIIALIIFPVMTLKTLPYRLNGTWKFHWAYGVAWGGVIFMIGFIILLFIPENVDQSPTDTVYKDKIYYINTGSHFETNA from the exons TcacctgtgtatgtggttgTGATAGCCTTCATACTGATCATCATTGCACTAGCTGGTACCTGGCTCGAGACTGAGAAAGGAGAAATATCCGACTCGCTCTGGGAGTCCTGCCGGGAGACACTATGTACAGACCCTGCCAAAACAG aaTGGCTGGATGCAGTTCGAGCGTTCGCTATCCTTTCCCTGCTCCTGTGTTTTGTGGCCACGTGTTTCCGTGTGGCAGGATGGATCCGGCTAGATGACGGAGTGCCAGTGTTCAAACTTGTGGCCGGCATTTTCATGGCTTGTGCAA TGGTTAGCATTATCATCGCCCTAATCATCTTCCCCGTGATGACACTGAAGACTCTTCCCTATCGCCTCAACGGCACCTGGAAGTTTCATTGGGCCTATGGAGTGGCGTGGGGCGGAGTCATTTTCATGATTGGTTTCATCATCCTTCTCTTCATACCTGAAAATGTGGACCAGTCGCCGACAGACACCGTCTACAAGGACAAAATATATTATATCAATACAGGCAGTCATTTTGAGACAAATGCTTGA
- the LOC135476746 gene encoding small nuclear ribonucleoprotein Sm D3-like, giving the protein MSIGVPIKVLHEAEGHVITCETTMGEVYRGKLVEAEDNMNCQMSNITVTYRDGRVAQLENVYIRGSKIRFLILPDMLKNAPMFKKIQGKGGGAGRGKSAILRAQAARGRGRAGGRGNVFQRRK; this is encoded by the exons ATGTCGATTGGGGTACCAATTAAGGTTCTTCACGAAGCGGAGGGCCATGTTATTACATGTGAGACAACAATGGGGGAAGTGTACCGGGGGAAGCTGGTGGAAGCGGAGGACAACATGAACTGCCAGATGTCTAACATAACAGTAACGTATAGGGATGGCCGAGTGGCACAGCTAGAGAATGTTTACATCCGAGGTAGCAAAATTCGATTTTTGATTTTACCAGACATGTTGAAAAATGCACCGATGTTCAAAAAGATTCAAGGGAAAGGAGGCGGAGCTGGTCGTGGGAAATCGGCCATTCTTAGAGCACAAG ctGCCAGAGGTCGGGGAAGAGCAGGTGGCAGAGGCAATGTGTTCCAGAGGAGAAAGTGA